One Dreissena polymorpha isolate Duluth1 chromosome 9, UMN_Dpol_1.0, whole genome shotgun sequence genomic window carries:
- the LOC127844957 gene encoding uncharacterized protein LOC127844957, translated as MSSQKLQECPKPRQCSDNISNDPDYQPQPSTSRQPFSPLSIRWVVESANARIKGFKYLDHVMPNSQLPFIGDFVKIVCAISNKYFPPLSSPDQVEQDELIAEKMLQQNEKENELKMLVEEKGLARKKTIWRPIEDCEVQGFPRLSDEQLSELTLGGLPIAFEFQLHARAYNWKL; from the exons atgtcgAGTCAAAAGCTACAAGAATGCCCAAAGCCTAGGCAATGTTCAGACAACATCAGCAATGATCCGGACTACCAACCCCAACCATCTACATCCAGACAGCCATTTAGCCCATTATCA ATCAGATGGGTGGTCGAATCGGCAAACGCTAGAATCAAGGGATTCAAATATCTAGATCATGTGATGCCAAATAGCCAGCTGCCATTTATTGGTGactttgttaaaattgtttgCGCCATCTCAAACAAATACTTCCCCCCTCTAAGTTCCCCAGACCAAGTCGAACAAGATGAATTGATCGCCGAAAAGATGCTGcaacaaaatgaaaaagaaaacgaGCTGAAAATGTTAGTAGAAGAGAAAGGTCTTGCTAGGAAAAAGACAATTTGGCGGCCTATTGAAGATTGTGAAGTACAGGGATTTCCGCGTTTAAGTGATGAACAGCTAAGTGAACTAACACTTGGTGGTTTACCAATTGCGTTTGAGTTCCAGCTACATGCAAGAGCATACAACTGGAAATTGTGA